GTGCTTGCAGCACAAGGTTCGGTGCTGACCAACAAATACGCCGAGGGATATCCGGGCAAGCGTTACTATGGGGGATGTGAATTTGTCGATGTTGCCGAACAACTGGCCATCGACCGCGCCAAGGAAATTTTCGGGGCCGAACATGTTAACGTCCAGCCCCACTCCGGGTCGCAGGCCAATATGGCCGTTTACTTTACTGTGTGTGAACCGGGTGATACGGTGCTGGGGATGAACCTTGCTCATGGCGGGCATCTGACCCACGGATCGCCGGTCAACTTCTCCGGAAAACTGTTCAATATCGTTGCCTATGGGGTTGATAAAGAAACCGGATTTATCGATTACGATGAAGTGGAGCAGCTGGCGCTGGAGCACAAACCGAAGTTGATCGTGGTCGGCGCCAGTGCTTATCCTCGCGAGATTGATTTTCCGGCATTTCGACGGATTGCTGACAGATGCGGTGCCCTGGTGATGGTCGATATGGCTCACATCGCCGGACTGGTCGCCGCCGGGGTTCACCCCAATCCGGTCCCTTATGCAGAGTTCGTGACCACAACAACGCATAAAACCTTGCGTGGTCCGCGTGGCGGGATGATCCTTTGTCGTGAGGAATATGCTAAAAAACTCAACAGTAATATCTTCCCCGGTATTCAGGGCGGACCATTGATGCACGTTATTGCTGCCAAGGCGGTGGCTTTCAAGGAGGTTTTGTCACCAGAGTTCAAGGTTTATGCCCGGCAGGTCGTCAATAATGCCCAGGCATTGGCTGACGGGCTCACCAGACGTGGCTTCAACCTTGTCTCCGGTGGTACGGATAATCATTTGCTGCTGGTTGACTTGAGCGGTACTGAACTAACCGGCAAAGTTGCTGAAGAGACACTGGAGAAAGCCGGGATTACCGTCAACAAGAATGCGGTGCCATTTGATACCCGGTCGCCGTTTGTGACCAGTGGTTTTCGCATCGGGACCCCCGCAACCACCACCCGGGGACTGAAAGAGGCGGAGATGGAGCAGGTTGCGGGATGGATTGACCGGGCTCTTGCTCATGTCGAGGATAGCGCTGAACTGGAAAAAATTCATAAGGAAATCCGCGCGCTGTGCCAGCGTTTTCCTCTTTATGCCCATCGTTTGAAAGAATGATGCACGAGCGACCGTCCTGGGACGAATATTTTATTGATATCTCACGGCTGGTGGCGCGTCGTTCCACCTGTTTGCGGCGTCGGGTCGGCGCCGTGCTGGTCAAGGACCGCAATATCCTTGCCACCGGTTATAATGGCACCCCTTCCGGGATCACCCATTGTTCCGTGGTCGGTTGTCTGCGTGATCAGCTGAATGTCCCCTCGGGCGAGCGACACGAACTTTGTCGTGGCTTGCATGCGGAGCAGAATGCGATTATTCAGGCAGCCAAGCATGGTGCCAATATCAGTGGTGCGAGTCTCTATTGCACAAACTCCCCCTGTATTATCTGCGCCAAAATGCTGATCAACGCGGGCGTTAAACGGATTTTTTATCTTGACGGGTACCCGGATCAGCTTGCTGCAGAAATGTTGATTGAAGCCGGGGTCCGTGTTGAACAGTGTATAAAAGATTCCGCTGACGGTGGAGAAATCTGATGAAATGCCCGTTTTGTTCAAATCTTGATACCCGGGTTGTCGATTCACGTTTAGGCAAGGAAGGGAATAATATCCGCCGCCGCCGTGAATGTATCGCTTGTGAAAAACGTTTCACAACCTATGAACGTATCGAAGAGACGTTGCCGTTGGTGGTCAAAAAAGACGGACGCCGTGAGGTGTTTGACCGTTTTAAAATTATCAGTGGCATGCAACGTGCCTGTGAAAAACGACCAGTTTCGATTGCTACTATCGAAAAGGCCGTCGATCGACTTGAGTTTTTATTGCAGGAGATGGGCGAAAAAGAGGTTGCTTCTACGCGGATCGGCGAAGCTGTTATGGCGGCTTTGCACGACATCGACGAAGTCGCTTACGTCCGTTTTGCTTCAGTTTATCGTCAGTTCAAGGATATTAACGAATTCATGTCTGAATTGACGGAGATTCTGTCGCGAGGAGGTCAGGCGTAATTTTACCGAAGCGATTGCTCTGATGACGTCGGATACGAAATATATGCGTGAAGCATTGCGCCAGGCGCGACGCGGTATCGGGCGAACAACGCCGAATCCGCCGGTCGGCGCGGTGCTGGTGCGTGACGACAAAGTTATTGGGCGTGGATTTCATCCTCGCGCCGGTGAAGCACATGCCGAAATTTTTGCGCTACGTGATGCGGGGTACGAAGCGTGCGGGGCGACGCTCTATGTTACCCTTGAGCCCTGCTCGCATCAGGGGCGCACCGGCCCCTGTGCCGATGCGTTGATTGCCGCAGGCGTCAGCCGCGTACTGATTGGTTGTCAGGATCCGAACCCCCGCGTCGCCGGACGCGGAATTGATCGGTTACGTGCGGCGGGGATTGAAGTCGAAACAGGTATTTTAGCCGATGAGTGCCGTCGTTTGCTGCTTTCCTTTGCCAAACTGGTGACCACAGGTTCGCCCTACGTTATTGTCAAGTCAGCGCTCACCCTTGATGGCAAGATAGCCACCAGCAGCGGCGATTCACGCTGGGTATCGAACGCGAAAAGCCGCCTTTTTGTCCATCGTTTACGCGATCAGTGTGACGCAATCATGGTCGGCAGCGGTACGGTGTTACACGACAACCCGCTCCTCAATGTACGTGGCATTCGTGGTGGGCGCGATCCGCTGCGGGTCATCGTTGATTCGCGACTGCGGACACCCGCCGATGCGCTGGTAATTTCGCAAAACTCGACCGCCGGGGTGCTGATCGCCACAACCAGCGCTGCACCCGTTGATAAGGTGCGACAGCTGAAGGCACTGGGAGTAGACGTGGCGATTTTGACGGCGTGTCAGGGACGGGTTGATCTTCCAGCGCTGTTGTGCTTGCTCGGTCAACGAGGGGTGATGAGTCTGCTGGTAGAGGGGGGGCGGACACTTAATTCGGCGTTGCTGGCGGAAAATCTGATTGACCGCCTGCTGCTATTTATCGCTCCCAAAATTATCGGCGGCGACGGCCCTGGACTTTTCGCCGGAGCGGGCAAGGAATTGATGGCCGACGCGATTGCATTACGTCATGTACGTACCCGGCGATTTGGCACAGATATTCTGGTTGATGGAGAGTTGACGTCATGTTTACCGGACTGATCGAAGATCTTGGCAGTGCTGTTGAGTGGCGTAAAGGGGCGCAGCGGTTACAGCTGGTTGTTGCCACCGCACTGCCGATGACGTCATTTCAACGTGGCGAAAGTATCGCTGTTAACGGTGTATGTTTGACCGTTGTTGAGTTTGCAGGGGGACGTTTCGTTGCCGATGTTTCGCCTGAAACCTTGCAGAGAACTACACTGGAGCAGTTGCGTCCGGGGCAACCAGTTAATCTCGAGCGGGCACTGCAACTGTCGTCACGTCTCGGAGGACACCTGGTGTCCGGTCATGTCGATGGTCTGGCAACCGTTGTC
This region of Desulfuromonadaceae bacterium genomic DNA includes:
- a CDS encoding cytidine/deoxycytidylate deaminase family protein, encoding MHERPSWDEYFIDISRLVARRSTCLRRRVGAVLVKDRNILATGYNGTPSGITHCSVVGCLRDQLNVPSGERHELCRGLHAEQNAIIQAAKHGANISGASLYCTNSPCIICAKMLINAGVKRIFYLDGYPDQLAAEMLIEAGVRVEQCIKDSADGGEI
- the nrdR gene encoding transcriptional regulator NrdR, encoding MKCPFCSNLDTRVVDSRLGKEGNNIRRRRECIACEKRFTTYERIEETLPLVVKKDGRREVFDRFKIISGMQRACEKRPVSIATIEKAVDRLEFLLQEMGEKEVASTRIGEAVMAALHDIDEVAYVRFASVYRQFKDINEFMSELTEILSRGGQA
- a CDS encoding riboflavin synthase; its protein translation is MFTGLIEDLGSAVEWRKGAQRLQLVVATALPMTSFQRGESIAVNGVCLTVVEFAGGRFVADVSPETLQRTTLEQLRPGQPVNLERALQLSSRLGGHLVSGHVDGLATVVRREERANAVLFAFHFSAELNRLVVEKGSITIDGISLTVNSVGESDFTVMIIPHTLALTTLRERRVGDAVNIETDLIGKYVARLLGKDATVRNSVDLDFLARHGFV
- the ribD gene encoding bifunctional diaminohydroxyphosphoribosylaminopyrimidine deaminase/5-amino-6-(5-phosphoribosylamino)uracil reductase RibD → MTSDTKYMREALRQARRGIGRTTPNPPVGAVLVRDDKVIGRGFHPRAGEAHAEIFALRDAGYEACGATLYVTLEPCSHQGRTGPCADALIAAGVSRVLIGCQDPNPRVAGRGIDRLRAAGIEVETGILADECRRLLLSFAKLVTTGSPYVIVKSALTLDGKIATSSGDSRWVSNAKSRLFVHRLRDQCDAIMVGSGTVLHDNPLLNVRGIRGGRDPLRVIVDSRLRTPADALVISQNSTAGVLIATTSAAPVDKVRQLKALGVDVAILTACQGRVDLPALLCLLGQRGVMSLLVEGGRTLNSALLAENLIDRLLLFIAPKIIGGDGPGLFAGAGKELMADAIALRHVRTRRFGTDILVDGELTSCLPD
- a CDS encoding serine hydroxymethyltransferase, whose product is MAADLGLFDPEIANAIQQETRRQEYSLEFIASENFVSENVLAAQGSVLTNKYAEGYPGKRYYGGCEFVDVAEQLAIDRAKEIFGAEHVNVQPHSGSQANMAVYFTVCEPGDTVLGMNLAHGGHLTHGSPVNFSGKLFNIVAYGVDKETGFIDYDEVEQLALEHKPKLIVVGASAYPREIDFPAFRRIADRCGALVMVDMAHIAGLVAAGVHPNPVPYAEFVTTTTHKTLRGPRGGMILCREEYAKKLNSNIFPGIQGGPLMHVIAAKAVAFKEVLSPEFKVYARQVVNNAQALADGLTRRGFNLVSGGTDNHLLLVDLSGTELTGKVAEETLEKAGITVNKNAVPFDTRSPFVTSGFRIGTPATTTRGLKEAEMEQVAGWIDRALAHVEDSAELEKIHKEIRALCQRFPLYAHRLKE